The segment CCAATGGTTCTCAATAAACAAATGATACATGATCAGGAGCCTGACAAACTAACCTTTCTCCATGGACCCGATTTTGATGACGTCTGAATTGCATTTTCAGTCTATCACAACATCCATAAGCAGATAGACAGAACAAGTTAGCACAAGGGTAGCAGCAGCAGTTCTGCCGTAGATACAGAAAATGAATTACTCTGTACCTCTTCGAACTTCTCAAAGTTTTGAGTATCCAATTCGTCATTGACCTCAGGAATAAATGCAGCTTTCATTTGATACAACTTGTCCCATTCAATGCCCTTGAACCACGGGTGTGCCTACAAATAATAAGCCAAATCAACCAATAGTTTAATTGCCACTCTATTATAGGAACTCAATATGTTAATGATTGATCAAAATTTAGAACAGAACACACCACACAACACCTTTATTTCATCTGCACCCTTGGTCCCTAGCCTTTGTTCAACATTGCATAAGAGTTTACTAATTAGATCCTTCGCTTCTGGAGAGAGTTTTGCTTCTTCTGGAAATTTCAAATGAGTTCTCCAATTAACTATCTGCATCATAggttaaagagaaaaaaaaattactcacgAGAGAGAAAACAACATCAAATCACAAGACAAAAGAGTCGATTCCTAAATAATTAACTAAGCTACACAAATTACAGATGGTTTATCCAAATTACACCATGGCCCTATAAGGCCCAGAGCATCCTAAATTTTCCAGTTCACCATtaatgaaattagaaaaattaaggCTCTGTTTACATATAAGGAATAACAATGAAGGTTTGAAGATTATTTCCCCAttctataattattctttacccaagttgaaaataattagGTCGCCAAACCTATCCAAAATAGTAGTTAGACTCGTCAGTCTAAATAGCAACATCCTAAACGAAGGTGGAGGACACTTTTCTCATTTATCCATTCTTTTTgtccatttcaatttttagtttaacatTTTGCTTCACTACATAACTAGAGTCTTGTAACAATCTAAAACAATTCAGTAAGCACTAACATTAGAAGTTCTACTCCAATTTTTACCGGTTTTATTTTGATtggctttcattttttattcatcCACATATTCATTCCCATCCAGTAAGCGTAAACCAACATAAATGCGACGTACCCCATGAGATTTAACTTCCATTCATGTTAAGAAATCAAGGGCCATAAACATAATCAGAAACTAGTTCCATATTACCTTCCTACAAGTTGACATTGGCTCATCTGAGTAAAACGGTGGAAATCCCACAAGCATTTCATACATGATGGCACCAAGTGACCACCTGAAGTAGTTTTagcaaaataattaaaaggttctcttgaaatataaaaatataccgAATAGAGCAGAAAGATGCTAACCAATCACATTCCATTCCATATCCTTTCTTCAACAAAACTTCCGGAGCAATATAATCAGGAGTTCCAACTGTAGAATAAGCCTGCATCCCAAATCACCTTGATGTCAAATACAAAAATCGGGGAAGCAACAAAAAATTTGCAGTAAGAGGAGTGGTTGTTAAAGGTTTAAAATGGGAACTTCACTAAAGAGAGTGGAGAAACCCCCTAgaataatcaaaatcaaaagggaaaactttTGGCTCACCAGAACACCAGTTTATAAGTGACTAATGTAAAGTAATTACAGATCTACCATACATGATACTGAACTACTTACAAGCATCCGCCTATTCCTTTGCCAATGCTGTAGTTGTTCCTGTTGTGTGCGTTTTGATGCCACAGGTCGCCCATCACTTTGAAGAGCACCACTGAGGTTATTTCCCTGGGAAAAATCCTTTTCTTGTAGGTTACTACAATCTAATGGTTTACATAATCCAAAATCTGATAATTTCATATGGCCATCCTTGTCAAGAAGCAAGTTATCTGGCTTGATATCTCTGCAAAGCACACAGGGAATATAAGGGTTACTCCAAAACAATCCAATGCAATTAATAAACTACAGAATAAATCAGGCAGAAGTTTTCACCTATgaatataattatgtttatggATTGACTCAATAGCTAAAACTGTTTCACCAACATAAAATCGGGCCTCGTCTTCTGTTAGAGTATCTTTCCTCATAAGCAAAGTCATCATATCTCCACCAGGTAAGTATTCCATAATAAGATACAAATACTCTTCATCTTGGAAAGAGCAGTACAGCTTTACAATACAATTACTGTCAACCTCCGCCAATAGATTCCTTTCAGCTTTCACATGTTCAACCTATAGTCAAATAATACACATTCAATAAAATAGTGACTGAAACCGAAGATAGTGCCGGTAATGCAATCATACCTGGCCTCTTCGAAGCATCTCTGATTTCTTAAGCTTCTTCATGGCATATACATGACCTGTTGCTTTCTCACGACAAACTCTAACCTGTATCTCAATCAAAATGGAAATGCGTCTCATAGAATGTACAATAGGTTAACATTCTGTAAGACAGTGCTCACGAAAAATAATGCATATGGAAACTACAAGCAAGATCCCACTGCCAGCCAGACTGTCCCAAACCAAAAGGAACCCCAAGTGGGGAAGATGCACCGATGCaataggaaaaaagaaagacgaGTTCACTTTGACCAGCTCCGGCTATTAACACTTGGTCCTTTTCTTTCAGCTGAATTACTAGACTTAGCAGCCTAGTTAAAAACAGTGTCAAATCATACTTTCAAAGCTAACCAATAGCAGCCGCACAATTAAGTATGAATAGACAAACTTTCATGTAAAAGGAAGTATTCACACCTCTCCGAAAGCACCCCTCCCTATCATTGTTAGAGGCTCAAAATCATCAGCACCCATTTTATGCCTCTGAAGGCGCATATACTCCGTTTCCTTCTTCTCTAGATGCTTAAGCAGGTTGCTCTGCTCTTCTTGAGAGACCTCAGCATCAGCCAACTTCTTTTCTAGTACATGGCGTCTGCAAGAGATGAAAATTTTACTCCATGGTACGAAAAATGAACAAGTACATAGAATATTAACTAAACAGCCAAGGTGACAGAGGACTTCAATCCATATCCGGGAAAAAACCGCGGGCTGACCTAAAAAAAGGCAAGTGCGCAACtggaataaaaaaacatcTGTAGAACAAAATGGAGCAAAGAATGATAGCACCTAAGCCAAACAAATTTAGCATGTGTTACACGGTACTTTACAAGAAGATGGAAAGGCAGCAGATAGAGTGAGGAAGGACTATGGAGGAGAGAATACTGTAGAAAACTAAACTAATCCCGCAACTATTTCTttgttagcagatattttatatacatacataatttactaaaatattCCATTGGGACTTCACCAAAATATAATCTCAAAAAATGAATACGTTAAAGAGTAAAATAAAAGGCATATTCAGACCAGTATATATTTGACTTACAGAGGAAACATTGGTCTCTCAAAGTTGGATATGTACACTTACACCTAACagctaatttaaaaaagatatgtGTAAACAGAATAGATGCCTTCCCAAAAATAAGTTATATGCATAAGAAcgattttccttctttttttttcttttttttttttttttttttgNAGAAGAAATGCAAAcagaaaagtaaaaacatacgCAGGAAAATTAAACAATGAGGGGgacacaaaatcaaaattttctgcCCACGCAACTCCAAAACTATAACAAGTCCAACCTCTCCCTCCTTTCTTCCAAGCTCTTCATTTGCTTCTTGTAATGGTTTTCTATATACTGCTTGGCAGCTGCAACCTTCTGCTTGGTGACATTTGAGGGTAACTCTTCACTGGTTGGTGCTTTCGATGCATCTCTAGCATTTCCTGCACTCTCCTTATTTGTTGAGGATTTTGGCTTGTCTTTGGATCTGAACTTATTAAACCAACGCCTAGTAGCTTCCATTATATCATGCAATTAATATGCTAAGTCCTTAACCACACTTCCCAATgctcattttctttcaacaaTAATGTATGATATATTTCACCCAGCACGAGTGGTACAGCAAATATACATATACTGAGCAGTACGTCTCCAGTAGGTTAGATAGCGCGACTTCCTgcatggaaaaaaaatatctaacaaTGACAAGATGATAATCAAAGGACATTAAATACACATATTGATTCCGGCAGtggaatataaataaaaaagttacaaAATGTCTCTTAGatagtaaaaattaaatcattattttcCAGAAGACTATAGTTAACGCATTGATAAATGGATAACTTCTTATGGCCTCCAAGCTTTCTGGTGAGCAATTTCCAACAACTTAATGTTACAAAGCAATACACTTCCTGCAGCCAGCAGACTTCAAACTCGGAAATTATTGGCCTCGTGATATATTAACTCAGCTGCTGTTTATATCAGAGTGAACCCTTCCCTTAGAAGGTAATTAGCAAAATTTTAGAGCTGCATATGTAATTCAAGATATAGAAAGGACCAGCAACAAAGATGATGCCTGAGCTAGTATCTACCGTTGGCCGGTCGGATGTTCAATCCAGGGCGTCTGGTTTACTAAAACTCGTCCAAAATTGTAAGAGAGCTTATTAGTCTGTCAGTTATCAGctcattattaattatttttcacaaTTGTAAtgttcattataattttttcagtTGTAAAATCATGACGCACAAACAATTATTTGGTCGGAATTTATAGTTTGAAACGCCTGACAAGAGACCAAGTCAAAGTTTCCTCCAAAACTAcatcctcctctctctctctttttcacgAGCTTCTTATCACTTAAAatccagaagaaaaaaaaacagcacCACCTAATCCTCCCTCAATTTCCGATCAACGAATAACTTCAAGAAACAGAACACATAGCCACCAAACAAGAGAGCATccataaagaagaaaaaattactCCTCGCGtataaaaacatttcaaatcaaaatctcCATGGAATTTGaccaaaaatcaaaaccaaacaagATCAATCGACTGAAATTAAAAGCAAACAAAGAAGAGAGCAGCAGACGCATCCGACCTCGTAGATCGGATAAAACGAACCAAACAAGTATATAGCtggaagaaagaaacgaaATCAGACGAGAATGAAGGAGAAACAGACATCGGAGCAAAAGAAGgggaaagtaaaaaaagagaaagtaCCGTACAACTTGGCGGAGAAGAAACAGCAGGAAAGCAATGAGAAGCAAAGCGAAACCCTAGAGAAGAGAGTGAGAGAATGTACGGCCGGCGATttcgggtgaagaagaagcagaagtgAAGAAGAGGAACACTCTGTCTTCATGATTCGGATGCCCCATtttccctctttctttctttctttcttcttttagcTTTTTNGAAAAAAGCTGACCCAATCTCAAATTCTCtgtattttcattattattctaattttctcctttttaatTATAGGATATTCATACGTGgattattattctattttacggtcccatttatttatatatttcttttcttttctttttaaataataatttcttaaactgACTCAAATGTTCGAGtgctacttttttttattgtcgacccttattaataattaactaaattaaactCGACCATAAATCAATTATTTGAGTTGTTCggttatttattaaaaaaaaaattaatattgggAGAAATGTCATcgaaaaaatttgaaattacgGTCGTGATGTTTTTAGCTTCATTAGTTTATTTTACTCATcgttttcaaatatattataaaataaacccATTTCCTCACAATTGAGtccatattaaatatttttttaattaaaaatagaagttCAGCCCAAGTTCattattaacaaatattgtccgctttggcccgtacGTATAGCCACCagccttacgattttaaaatgcatttgttaGGTAGAAATTTTCACACACCCTCTctaatcaacgtgggatctcacaattcactctttttggggacccaacgtcctatTTGACACACTGCCCAGAACTTGTCTCTCATACTATTTTAACCGTCTAAGTTCACCGCTGACAAATATTGTATGCTTTGACCCGCTACGTAttgtcgttagtctcacgattttaaaacacgtctattaagGAGAAATTTTACACCCCTttcaaactcaattatttaatAGTAATTTATATAGTCGACGGTTTGgcatataatattatttaaaaattatatattttcaaaaccaaataaataaataaagtgttTTATAAAAAGGTATATTGACtttagaatgaaaaaaataaaataagatggACAGTTGGATAGTGAAAGGCACATTCAAAGCCTTGACGTCCGCCGGAGATACAGCGGCCGTGCTGTCAACTGAACCACCGCCACTCTCCGCCGCCACCTCCACTCGCCCCATATTTGATTTAATCCCACtcattcatttaattattattaaaatatgttaatatatattattaacttttataatttttattaatttataataaaaaaaaaacaaattatcccataaaaattttaaaatactttttttggTCTCTATACTTTCGACTTACTTTAACGTAGCTCACGTCCTTTCAAATATCCACAATCCAACCCGTTTTCAACACAATTCACcaatattgaattaaatatgtCAATCTAAAGATGTCCGAACCATTTCGTTTTAGTTTACATATTTCACGCCTATTTTAgtctctatattttttaaaagggaCCAATTTGATTATTAATACGAAGCTTTTTTATATACAACGGTCAgtatatttcaataaatttatttaatctaaCATCgtgattgattttttaaagGGACCCACTTACAAGTACGAATATCGAAATTGATGTTTTGGAAGCACGGGACCTAAAATTACACCTAAATCCGTATAATAGACATTGATTTAGCAACCTTTTgccctttttttaaaaaaaaaaataataataataaagagaaaCACATATTTATAAAGGGAAGAAAGCAAAACTTGCATTATAAGAAAGGAGGAGACATCATAAGAGAAAAGGGAGTGTGGAGGTTGTTATTGAGTAAATGGGGAGGTTCCTTCTCCTTTGGGGCATCTTTGAGGGACCATCATCTCTATTACCATTTGGCTAAGCAACCACCAAATTAATGGATCCGAAACACGGTTTGAAGGCAACGTTCTATCAAACTTTCCATCAACAAGCAATTAGTCTCgtataatttgaatattcatAGAGTTTTCGTGAGTCTAATTTGAACCTAGCCCAACTAGTTAGAAGTTTGAATATCTCATCTCGTCATTAAACCAAGACAGGGTGGTTTTAGTCTATGAATTTTTggtatgttttgttttaacaATATCGTTTTATTAGATCTTTATATGAAAATCAGGATTTTAATGTCAAATTGGTAAGAAGTATCGATATTGCTTGTGATGTTAGATGAATACTTCAAAAAAGATAGATGAGATTAACAATCTCATCAACGTAAATATCTTTTGTTTCAATCACATTATTAATGACTTTCTTCAAAAGTCAACCAAAAGTCAACATTATCAATGACTTTCTTCAAAAGTCAAAGGTCAAATCTTCATTATCAACTCGAGATCAACTAACCAATCCATCTATGATATTAGGTCAAAGTACATCATGCTAACAACTATCAAGTTTATGCTTAAGGTTCGTTCTATTACAATTACTTGGTCATCTTTACTTTATCCTTAGCAACTAGGTCTACTCCCACTGGGTAGTAACAAATAATTCATGCCGTCAAGGTTCGAGAGACTGGGTAGTAACAAATAATTCATGCCATCAAGGTTCGAGTTCAAACCCTGTGTGTCTAACAAATGGGACACAAAGCGCTCGAATGCTCACCAACCCAATATTTGTATTTCCATATAATAGGTGTTAGGCAATTTTAACAAGGACGAAATGCTATGAAGTATGaagatttaaaagtatatagaCCAAAATAACCGGAGATCGTAATAAACATCTTGAAAGTATAAGATCCGAAATGAACCGAAACcgaataatgaaaaagaactCACAAGgcatgaaaaggaaaaggaaaaggaaaagggaaagtgaaagtgaaaaagaaagaaaggtcCCCCAGCTATACATAATGCTCATACGCGTTTTGGCCCTGATGTGACAACCTGATAAAACGTGAAGGCTTGTAATTAGCTACAGACAGCCTACAGCCAAGCAGTAATAAAGGCAGGCACGTCGGTCTCATTTGGTTGCCCATTATAactcattcattcattcaaagCTCAAGACTTTAGAGAGAGCCCAGTTTGCACCCTTTTCAACATTCTATGAATGAATAACAGCTATGGATGGGAAGAACATTGAAGGGCAAacccaaaaaaggaaaataatgaaGCAAAATTATGTATTCCTATGAGCTTCAGGCCAAATTTTCCAGTCTTCAATTCATAATCAAATAGCTTTAAGTAGAGACAATGGCCCAATGACAGACAACAAAAGtggaaaaaaattgatgaagaaTATCCATCGTCTATAGATACTATCAATCAAAGCATTACACTgagtaaataaatagaaatgtGAAATACCTCGCTATTAAACAGCGCTGCTCGGGACTTGCTTGCTGATCCGACCCCTCTGGGCGACGACGGGCACTGGAGAACTTAACAGCAACAGGGGATTGTGAAGAAGACAGCATTTTTGGTCTTATTCTGAATCCCTGACACTCTCACTTGTCAGCCACAGTTTCTTCTGGACGATGAACACGGTCTCGTCCCCGTCCAGTTCTGAATCTGAGCTGGCATTGGCGGTAGCTACTGTTTCCCAGTGTAATGCAGGTAGATACTTCTTTATCAAATCTACAATAGATTGCTTGTCCCTGATAATGACGAAACCTGTGGGTCTGAGCATGCGATCCATCTCGAGCAACAAGTCCTCAATGCTGCATTCTTTCTTCTCGATATCAGAAAAGATGGTCCATGCGTGGAGCAGATCGTATGTACGAGGATATGTCGAGAAGGCTTCGCACCtgtaaaaaatgtataaagtGTAATTTGCATATACTATCTTGAATAAACTAGAATTGCATTTCACAGTTTTCGTTGTAGCCATAAAAGGATATGCAAGTGCTTTTTTTCAGCTGCATACCAGTTATTGATAGAGCCTATGAGACCTCGATCATATATCAACTTCAGCGTGTTCGGTCCGTCTTCTGGAACAACATTCATCACCCACACATCCTTGTCCTTCAGAGCAGCTCCAAACGATCCCATATTAGCCTTCATGTCCATCACATTCCTGATAGTGTCCGATTCGATCTTTGGACTCAGTAGATTCCAGTAACTCCCAACTCTACGCTGCCAAATTTCCTGCAACAAGACGATACAAGTTTAGAAACTTCAGAATCCAGATTTGAATCAGCCAAATTCACCATGGTCATAAATTACCGTGTCTTTTTCGAACATTTCATTTGAATAGCCAAAATCCTGAAGTCGTGGAGGAGGTGAAGTTAATCGAGCTGGCCAAGGAGCCAATCCACTGCCCTTGACTTTATGATCATCTGCACCAACAAATCCAGTGTGATCATCGAGAAAGCATGTTCAATTTGCAATAGGACGATATTTCTCAGCACATGCCAATAGGACACAACAGAAACCTTTTACGATCACACGATTCAGAAAATCAATTCCAGTTCAGTTGAAGGCTAGTAGGCtaatttacaagaaaaaattaacacCAAGAATCCCAAAGATGGGATTTCCTCCCCCAAGAATGTCATATTCTCTATGCCACATAGCTTTAaacccaaaaatttaaataatttccatTAGATAAGCAGCAACACATGGATACTGATAGTTGGCAAGTTGAAAAGGAGGTACACTTATGCTGgcaaataataaatgatgcATTTAGtagtaagaaaataaaatataaatcgAGCCATTCGATAAGGGACGTACGGTCAGAGTAAGGAGTGATACAAGCTTCCATCTGCACACCCCAAACGGCATCAGGATCATCGTCAGATCGACATAGTGGAGGACGAGTACCAGGTTCTCTTTGCAGATAACAATCATTTGTTAGGGGCTTTTGCCATATTACAGTCTGATTCCTCTTTGCAGCAACTCTCCAACACATACGGCCCACAAGGTCACTCATTTTTCTCCATATTCTCAGATCCTCCTCATCCTGGGCATAAGCTTCTG is part of the Cucurbita pepo subsp. pepo cultivar mu-cu-16 chromosome LG12, ASM280686v2, whole genome shotgun sequence genome and harbors:
- the LOC111806824 gene encoding serine/threonine-protein kinase tricorner-like, with the protein product MEATRRWFNKFRSKDKPKSSTNKESAGNARDASKAPTSEELPSNVTKQKVAAAKQYIENHYKKQMKSLEERRERRHVLEKKLADAEVSQEEQSNLLKHLEKKETEYMRLQRHKMGADDFEPLTMIGRGAFGEVRVCREKATGHVYAMKKLKKSEMLRRGQVEHVKAERNLLAEVDSNCIVKLYCSFQDEEYLYLIMEYLPGGDMMTLLMRKDTLTEDEARFYVGETVLAIESIHKHNYIHRDIKPDNLLLDKDGHMKLSDFGLCKPLDCSNLQEKDFSQGNNLSGALQSDGRPVASKRTQQEQLQHWQRNRRMLAYSTVGTPDYIAPEVLLKKGYGMECDWWSLGAIMYEMLVGFPPFYSDEPMSTCRKIVNWRTHLKFPEEAKLSPEAKDLISKLLCNVEQRLGTKGADEIKAHPWFKGIEWDKLYQMKAAFIPEVNDELDTQNFEKFEETENAIQTSSKSGPWRKMLSSKDVNFVGYTYKNLEIIDDNQLPGIAELKKKSAKSTRPSIKSLFANESAMATNQPVQGSFLKLLPPQLEVPEKPISAGEKHS